The Streptomyces racemochromogenes DNA segment GCTGGAGACCACCGCCACCCGCCTGTGGTCGGAGCCCGGCGGCCCGCACCACGGCTCCCCCGACAAGGAGCCGGCCGTCCGGCTGCGCGTCCTGGAGGACGCCGGGCGCTCCTCGGTCCCCTTCACCTCCGGGCTGCTGATCGGCATCGGCGAGACGTACGAGGAGCGCGCCGAGTCGCTGTTCGCGCTGCGCCGGATCTCCCGGGCCTACCACGGCGTCCAGGAGCTGATCATCCAGAACTTCCGCGCGAAGCCGGACACGGCCATGCGCGGGATGCCGGACGCCGAGCTGGACGACCTCGTCGCCACGATCGCCGTGGCCCGCCACATCATGGGCCCCTCGGCCTGCCTCCAGGCCCCTCCCAACCTGGTCGACGGCGAGTACGCCCGCCTCATCGGCGCCGGCATCGACGACTGGGGCGGCGTCTCCCCGCTCACCCCGGACCACGTCAACCCCGAGCGGCCCTGGCCCCAGATCGACCTGCTGGCCGAGCGGTCGGCCGCCGCCGGCTTCGAGCTCCGCGAACGGCTCTGCGTGTACCCGGAGTTCGTGCAGCGGGGCGAGCCGTGGCTGGACCCCCGCCTGCTGCCCCACGTACGGGCCCTCGCCGACCCGGAGACCGGGCTCGCGAACCCGGACGCGGCCGTCGTCGGGCACCCGTGGCAGGAGCCGGACGACTCCTTCGCCTCCTACGGGCGCACCGACCTGCACACCGCGATCGACTCCGAGGGCCGCACCGGCGACCGCCGCGAGGACTTCGACGAGGTGTACGGCGACTGGGAGGCCCTGCGCGAGGCCGCGGCGCCCGGCATGGTGCCCGAACGCATCGACACCGACGTACGGGCCGCCCTCGCGCAGGCCGCCGACGACCCGGAGGGGCTCAGCGACGGGCAGGCGCTGGCCCTGCTGCACGCGGACGGCCCGGCGCTGGACGCGCTGTGCCGGATCGCGGACGACCTGCGCCGCTCGGTGGTGGGCGAGGACGTCACGTACGTCGTCACGCGGAACATCAACTTCACCAACGTCTGCTACACCGGCTGCCGCTTCTGCGCCTTCGCGCAGCGCCGCACGGACGCCGACGCCTACACCCTGTCCCTGGAGCAGGTCGCCGACCGCGCGGCCCAGGCCTGGGACGTCGGCGCCGTCGAGGTGTGCATGCAGGGCGGCATCCACCCGGACCTGCCGGGGACGGCGTACTTCGACATCGCGCGGGCCGTGAAGGCACGGGTCCCGGGCATGCACGTGCACGCCTTCTCCCCGATGGAGGTCGTCAACGGCGCCACCCGCACCGGGATGTCCGTACGGGACTGGCTGACGGCCGCCAAGGAGGCCGGGCTGGACTCGATCCCGGGCACGGCGGCGGAGATCCTGGACGACGAGGTCCGCTGGGTGCTGACCAAGGGCAAGCTGCCCACGGCCGACTGGATCGAGGTCGTCACGACGGCGCACGAGCTGGGCATCCGCTCCTCGTCCACCATGATGTACGGCCACGTGGACCAGCCCCGGCACTGGCTCGGCCACTTCCGCACCCTGTCCCGCATCCAGCAGGAGACCGGTGGCTTCACGGAGTTCGTGACGCTGCCCTTCATCCACACCAACGCCCCCGTCTACCTGGCGGGCATCGCCCGGCCGGGTCCGACGGTCCGCGACAACCGGGCGGTCACGGCGATGGCGCGGCTGCTGCTGCACCCGCACATCCCCAACATCCAGACGAGCTGGGTGAAGCTGGGCGCGGAGGGCGCGGCGGAGATGCTCCGCTCCGGGGCCAACGACCTGGGCGGCACGCTGATGGAGGAGACCATCTCCCGCATGGCGGGGTCGAGCTACGGCTCGTACAAGTCGGTCCAGGACCTGGTCGCGGTGGCGGAGGCGGCGGGCCGGCCGGCGAAGCCGCGCACGACCCTGTACGGGGAGGTCCCGCAGGAGCGCCAGGACGCGGCGCGCGCCTCGGACGGCCACCTGCCGGAGCTGCTGCCCGTCCTGGAGTGACCGCGCGGCGGGGCCCGCCGCCGCGCGGTCCCCGCCGGCCGTGGCCGGAACGGCTCGCATTCCGGCCGTTCTCCGGTCAGTTACGGGCGACCCGCCAGAGCGCTCCCGAACACGGCCGAACCCGTCCACTACAGTGCGCGTCCTGAGCCTGGGGGGACGGCATGGACACGACGACGGCGACGAACACCGGTGGCTCCGCCGGCGATGCGGGGAACTCCGCGGGGGACACGGCCGTACTGCGGGTCGTCCCCGCCGGCCCGGGCATCGCCGCCCGGGCGGCCCGCGCGGCAGCCGGCATCGCGGCGGCCGCCCAGCCCTCCGGGGGTGCGAGCGCCGGGCACACCGGGGCCACGGCCCCCGCGCCCGCGGCAGCCGCCTCCGCCGGCGCGGGCGCCCGGACCGCGGAAGCCGCCGCGGGCGCGGGCGCGGGGGGCGGCGCCGGCTCCGGCGCGGGCGGCGGCGCCGCAGAAGCCGGCGCGGGCGGCCGGCCCGGCGGGGCCGTGTTGTGGGGGCGGGGGGAGCAGCAGGACTTCCGGAGCCGGGTGCGCGGGGTGCTGCTCGGGGGTGCGCTCGGGGACGGGTACGGCCGCCGGGGGGCCGTCACCGCCGCCACGCAGCTGACCATGTTCACCGTCGACGGCCTGATACGGGCCCACGTGCGCCGCGACACCGGCACCTGGCACCCGCCGACCGACGTCCACCGCGCCTACCGCCGCTGGTACGCCACCCAGCACGACTGGGGCCCCGACGAGCGCCGCGAGGACAACGGCTGGCTCGGCAACGAGGAGTGGCCCTACGCCCGCCGCGACCCCGGGCGGGCCTGCCTGACCGGCTTCGGCGACGACACCCCCGCCACCCTCGACCGGCCGAAGAACCCCACCGCCCGGGACGCGGCCGCCACCGAACGCTCGGCCCCGTTCGGGCTGCTGGTCGGCTGGGAGCCCGCCCTGGTCCTCCACCTCGCGGTCGAGTGCGCCGTCCAGAGCCACGGCCACCCCGCCGCGTACCTGTCCGCCGGGGCCTTCGCCGTGATCGTGCACGGCCTGGCCCGGGGCGTCTCCCTCGACACCGCCGTCCGGCGCGCCCTCGCCCTGCTCACCGCCCGCCCCGGCCACGAACCCGTCACCGACGCCCTGCACCGCGCCCTCACCGCAGTCACCGGCGGCGAGCCCGGCCCCGGCGCCGTCGAAGCCCTCGCCACCGGCACCAGCCGCACCGCCGAGGACACCCTCGCCGCCGCCGTCTACTGCGCGCTGGTCGCCGAGGACGTCCCGCACGGCCTGCGCCTGGCCGCCGCCGGCCACGCCGGCCCCCTGTGCGGGGCCCTCCTCGGCGCCCTGCACGGCGAGACGGCCCTCCCGGCCGCCGGGCTGGCCGAACTGGAGGGCCGGGCCCTCCTGCTGCAACTGGCCGACGACCTCGCCCTGGAGCTGACCCAGGGCCCGTCCCTGCACGGCCCGGCCGTCACCGCCTCCCCGTGGCTGACCCGCTACCCCCGCGCCTGAGCCGACGCGCCGAGGAGCAGTCCCCGTACGCCCTGCCGTCCTCGCGCCCGAGCCCGTACCTTGGCCCTCCCGACGTCTCGGAGGTGCCCTCGCCCATGCGGATCGCCACGACCATCTTCCTCACCGACCGCACCGTCTCCCCCACCCGCCTCGCCCGCGCCCTGGAGCAGCGCGGCTTCTCCGGCCTCTACCTCCCCGAGCACACCCACATCCCCGTCAGCCGGGACACCGACGCCCCCATGGGCGGCGAACTCCCCGACCAGTACGGCCGCACCCTCGACCCCTTCGTCGCCCTCGGCCAGGCCGCCGCCGTCACCGAGCGCCTCCACCTCGGCACCGGCATCACCCTCGTCGCCCAGCACGATCCGATCGGCCTGGCCAAGCAGGTCGCGACCGTCGACCACCTCAGCGGCGGCCGCCTCACCCTCGGCATCGGCTACGGCTGGAACGTCGAGGAGGCCGCCGACCACGGCGTCGACTGGCGCACCCGCCGCGAACGCGTCCGGGACCACATGGCCCTGATGCGCGCCCTGTGGGCGCCGGAGCCGACCGCGTACGAGGGCCCGTACGGCTCCGTCCGCGCCAGCTCCGCCCACCCGAAGCCGATGCAGGCCCCGCGCGAACTCGCCCCCGGGAAGCCGCTGTACGGACCGCGCACCCTGATCGGCGGGGCGGCCGGCCCGAAGCTGTTCGCCGCGATCGCCGACCACGCCGACGGCTGGCTCCCCATCGGCGGCCGCGGCCTCACCGAGTCCGTGCCCGTACTCCGCCGGGTCTGGGAGGACGCCGGGCGCGACCCCAAGTCCCTCCAGGTGGTCCCGTACGCCGTCCAGCCGAACCCCGGGAAGCTCGGGCACTACGCCGAACTGGGCATCGAGGAGGTCGTCCTCCAGCTCCCCTCCGCCCGGGAGGCGGAAGTCCTGCGCGCCCTGGACGACTTCGCCCAGTACCTCTGACGGAACCGGACCACCCCGCCCCGGCGTGTCTGCGGGTGGCCGCCGCCTGCCCGGACGGCTGCTAACTTGGCCCGTCTTTCGTTCGACTCGCCCCTGGGGGACTTCCCGTGCACAGCAAACTGCGTATCTCCGTCGCCGCCGCAGCCGGAGTCGCGGCCCTGCTCACCCTGACCGCCTGCGGCAGCGACAGCAAGCCGGCCGACACCAAGAAGCCGGACACCGCC contains these protein-coding regions:
- a CDS encoding TIGR03619 family F420-dependent LLM class oxidoreductase codes for the protein MRIATTIFLTDRTVSPTRLARALEQRGFSGLYLPEHTHIPVSRDTDAPMGGELPDQYGRTLDPFVALGQAAAVTERLHLGTGITLVAQHDPIGLAKQVATVDHLSGGRLTLGIGYGWNVEEAADHGVDWRTRRERVRDHMALMRALWAPEPTAYEGPYGSVRASSAHPKPMQAPRELAPGKPLYGPRTLIGGAAGPKLFAAIADHADGWLPIGGRGLTESVPVLRRVWEDAGRDPKSLQVVPYAVQPNPGKLGHYAELGIEEVVLQLPSAREAEVLRALDDFAQYL
- a CDS encoding bifunctional FO biosynthesis protein CofGH, with protein sequence MTTASDAPTDNAMRRALRRARDGVALDAAEAAVLLQARGAALEDLTASAARVRDAGLAAAGRPGVITYSKSVFIPLTRLCRDKCHYCTFATVPGKLRRAGHGMYMSPDEVLDIARRGAALGCKEALITLGDKPEDRWPEAREWLEAHGYDDTISYVRAISIRILEETGLLPHLNPGVMSWSDFQRLKPVAPSMGMMLETTATRLWSEPGGPHHGSPDKEPAVRLRVLEDAGRSSVPFTSGLLIGIGETYEERAESLFALRRISRAYHGVQELIIQNFRAKPDTAMRGMPDAELDDLVATIAVARHIMGPSACLQAPPNLVDGEYARLIGAGIDDWGGVSPLTPDHVNPERPWPQIDLLAERSAAAGFELRERLCVYPEFVQRGEPWLDPRLLPHVRALADPETGLANPDAAVVGHPWQEPDDSFASYGRTDLHTAIDSEGRTGDRREDFDEVYGDWEALREAAAPGMVPERIDTDVRAALAQAADDPEGLSDGQALALLHADGPALDALCRIADDLRRSVVGEDVTYVVTRNINFTNVCYTGCRFCAFAQRRTDADAYTLSLEQVADRAAQAWDVGAVEVCMQGGIHPDLPGTAYFDIARAVKARVPGMHVHAFSPMEVVNGATRTGMSVRDWLTAAKEAGLDSIPGTAAEILDDEVRWVLTKGKLPTADWIEVVTTAHELGIRSSSTMMYGHVDQPRHWLGHFRTLSRIQQETGGFTEFVTLPFIHTNAPVYLAGIARPGPTVRDNRAVTAMARLLLHPHIPNIQTSWVKLGAEGAAEMLRSGANDLGGTLMEETISRMAGSSYGSYKSVQDLVAVAEAAGRPAKPRTTLYGEVPQERQDAARASDGHLPELLPVLE
- a CDS encoding ADP-ribosylglycohydrolase family protein — translated: MWGRGEQQDFRSRVRGVLLGGALGDGYGRRGAVTAATQLTMFTVDGLIRAHVRRDTGTWHPPTDVHRAYRRWYATQHDWGPDERREDNGWLGNEEWPYARRDPGRACLTGFGDDTPATLDRPKNPTARDAAATERSAPFGLLVGWEPALVLHLAVECAVQSHGHPAAYLSAGAFAVIVHGLARGVSLDTAVRRALALLTARPGHEPVTDALHRALTAVTGGEPGPGAVEALATGTSRTAEDTLAAAVYCALVAEDVPHGLRLAAAGHAGPLCGALLGALHGETALPAAGLAELEGRALLLQLADDLALELTQGPSLHGPAVTASPWLTRYPRA